One Candidatus Methylomirabilota bacterium DNA segment encodes these proteins:
- a CDS encoding c-type cytochrome, with product MCLSGCGGHSVLRSFSTEASALAWLTGVFFVVTLAVFAAVSLALLAILLKRRAVLSPLQGPPPGDVVAAADDRRPFRAVMVSGVATAVILAGLLWLSLGPGHPAARPAALSIDVVGHLWWWEFRYRARAGAEPVVTANELRLPQNRTTLLDLRSADVIHSFWVPALGGKADLVPGHPGRIQITPRRAGRLIGVCAEFCGLEHARMRFPVYVDPPDAFDAWLRAQASPGAHPGSPEEQDGHDLFMASACVGCHAIRGTAAVATLGPDLTHLASRGTLAAGTLTNTPAHLAEWLAAPQHSKPGTLMPAAGVSGPALEHLVAYLESLR from the coding sequence GTGTGTCTCTCCGGCTGCGGCGGGCACTCCGTTCTCCGGTCCTTCTCCACCGAGGCGAGCGCGCTGGCTTGGCTCACCGGCGTGTTCTTCGTCGTGACCCTTGCGGTGTTCGCCGCGGTCAGCCTGGCGCTGCTGGCAATCCTGCTGAAGCGACGAGCGGTGCTGAGCCCGCTTCAGGGCCCGCCACCGGGCGACGTCGTTGCGGCCGCCGATGACCGCCGGCCGTTCCGCGCGGTCATGGTGAGCGGCGTCGCGACCGCGGTCATCCTGGCCGGCCTCCTCTGGCTCAGCCTGGGACCCGGACACCCGGCCGCGCGCCCCGCGGCGCTCAGCATCGACGTCGTTGGACATCTCTGGTGGTGGGAGTTTCGCTACCGGGCTCGAGCCGGCGCAGAGCCGGTCGTCACCGCCAACGAGCTGCGTCTTCCGCAGAACCGCACGACGCTCCTCGACCTGCGGTCCGCCGACGTGATCCACAGCTTCTGGGTTCCCGCGCTCGGGGGCAAGGCGGACCTGGTGCCCGGCCATCCTGGCCGGATCCAGATCACGCCGCGCCGTGCGGGCAGGCTCATCGGTGTCTGCGCGGAGTTCTGCGGACTGGAACACGCGCGCATGCGCTTCCCGGTGTACGTCGATCCGCCCGACGCCTTCGACGCCTGGCTGCGCGCCCAGGCGTCACCCGGCGCGCACCCGGGCTCGCCGGAGGAGCAGGACGGACACGATCTGTTCATGGCCTCGGCGTGCGTCGGCTGCCACGCGATCCGGGGCACCGCGGCGGTGGCCACCTTGGGGCCCGACCTGACCCACCTGGCGAGCCGGGGCACGCTGGCCGCGGGCACGCTGACCAACACGCCCGCGCACCTCGCCGAGTGGCTGGCGGCACCGCAGCACAGCAAGCCGGGCACACTGATGCCGGCGGCCGGCGTGTCCGGGCCCGCGCTCGAGCACCTGGTCGCCTACCTCGAGAGCCTCCGATGA
- a CDS encoding DUF5924 family protein, translating to MTEPDRTPTPRLPVVGWLGGWPISIASLALGVAALFVFRRGLPHVAWIVGYLLLLWLLFVLITQLRAPLLERGRRLVLTAADYTIQTLYHNLLLFVLPAYYAAATLDSPNAIFPAMVAAGAVVTAVDPLYRRLVEPRRWLNHALLGFSFFAALNVALPLVGVRPILALEGSAVLSALALAPAFRREGRFGWLRAHATAVAAAVVAIFLIWFARGLVPPAPLFLARAVVARDVADLEPVDPAEDHVLASSTVLDWGQLAAYTAVYAPAGVRQVIRHVWWRDRTMLAQVPLPTPVQGGRRHGFRTYSRYTDLKPPVTGHYRVDVLTASGQLIGRLRFTVTP from the coding sequence GTGACCGAGCCCGACCGGACGCCCACCCCGCGGCTGCCGGTCGTGGGCTGGCTCGGCGGCTGGCCGATCTCGATCGCTTCGCTGGCGCTCGGCGTGGCCGCGCTGTTCGTCTTCCGCCGCGGCCTGCCCCACGTGGCCTGGATCGTGGGCTACCTGCTGCTGCTCTGGCTGCTCTTCGTGCTGATCACCCAGCTGCGCGCGCCGCTGCTCGAGCGCGGCCGGCGCCTGGTGCTGACCGCCGCCGACTACACGATCCAGACCCTGTACCACAACCTGCTGCTCTTCGTGCTGCCGGCCTACTACGCGGCGGCCACGCTCGACTCGCCCAACGCGATATTCCCGGCGATGGTGGCGGCGGGGGCGGTGGTCACCGCGGTCGACCCGCTGTACCGGCGGCTGGTCGAGCCGCGGCGCTGGCTGAACCACGCGCTGCTCGGGTTCTCGTTCTTCGCCGCGCTCAACGTGGCGCTGCCGCTGGTGGGCGTGCGCCCCATCCTGGCGCTGGAGGGCAGCGCGGTGCTGTCCGCGCTGGCCCTGGCGCCCGCGTTCCGCCGCGAGGGCCGATTCGGCTGGCTCCGCGCCCACGCGACGGCGGTCGCCGCCGCCGTCGTGGCGATCTTCCTGATCTGGTTTGCGCGGGGCCTCGTGCCGCCGGCCCCGCTGTTCCTGGCCCGCGCGGTGGTCGCGCGCGATGTCGCCGATCTCGAGCCGGTCGATCCCGCCGAGGACCACGTGCTCGCGTCGTCCACCGTGCTGGACTGGGGCCAGCTCGCCGCCTACACCGCGGTGTACGCGCCGGCCGGCGTCCGGCAGGTGATCCGTCACGTGTGGTGGCGAGACCGGACGATGCTCGCGCAGGTCCCGCTGCCGACGCCGGTGCAGGGCGGGCGCCGGCACGGCTTCCGCACCTACTCGCGCTACACCGATCTCAAGCCGCCGGTCACGGGCCACTACCGCGTGGATGTGCTCACCGCGTCGGGCCAGCTGATCGGCCGTCTGCGCTTCACCGTCACTCCGTGA
- a CDS encoding SDR family NAD(P)-dependent oxidoreductase, whose protein sequence is MNPHQLAVVTGASSGIGYELARCSVRHGFDLLIAADEPDIHRAAQELRGMNAEVETVEADLATEAGGDALWGAIAGRPVAALLANAGHGLGGAFLEQDFAAARHVIDTNITGTLRLIQLVGRDMVARRSGRILITGSIAGFIPGSFSAVYNGTKAFIDEIADSGITVTCLMPGATDTRFFARAGMLDTKVGREEKDDPADVAKIGFDAMMSGERDVVSGWKNKVQTAVASITPASLLAAQHRKKAEPGSGRDE, encoded by the coding sequence ATGAACCCACATCAGCTGGCGGTGGTGACCGGGGCTTCCAGTGGCATCGGCTACGAGCTGGCGCGCTGCAGTGTCCGCCACGGCTTCGATCTGCTGATCGCGGCCGACGAGCCGGACATCCATCGGGCGGCCCAGGAGCTGCGCGGAATGAATGCGGAGGTGGAGACCGTCGAGGCAGATCTGGCGACCGAGGCGGGCGGCGACGCGCTCTGGGGGGCGATCGCCGGCCGACCGGTCGCCGCTTTACTGGCCAACGCCGGGCACGGCCTCGGGGGCGCGTTCCTCGAGCAGGACTTCGCAGCGGCCCGGCACGTCATCGACACCAACATCACCGGCACGCTGCGCCTGATCCAGCTCGTGGGCCGCGACATGGTCGCTCGGCGGTCGGGCCGGATCCTGATCACCGGATCGATCGCCGGCTTCATCCCGGGCTCCTTCTCGGCGGTCTACAACGGCACGAAGGCGTTCATCGACGAGATCGCGGATTCGGGCATCACCGTCACGTGCCTGATGCCGGGCGCGACCGACACCCGGTTCTTCGCCCGCGCCGGCATGCTGGACACGAAGGTGGGCCGTGAGGAGAAGGACGATCCCGCGGACGTCGCGAAGATCGGCTTCGACGCGATGATGAGCGGCGAGCGCGACGTGGTGAGCGGCTGGAAGAACAAGGTGCAGACTGCAGTGGCCAGCATCACGCCGGCCTCGCTTCTCGCGGCACAGCATCGCAAGAAGGCCGAGCCGGGCTCCGGGCGGGACGAGTAG